GTCCTTTTTTCTGGTTAGGAAAACGCATGCGGTAATCTGCTCTAATGTTTCCTTTAGAGATATTGGTTAATCTACTTTTAAGCATGCGCTTTTTTAAAGGTGAAAGCTTATCTGTAAACAAAATACCTTCTATATGATCGTATTCATGCTGAATAACCCTCGCCAAAAGACCATCATACGTTTCTGTATGTTTTTTAAAATTTTCATCTACGTAAGTAATGGTAACCGTATCTTTTCTTTTTATGTCTTCGTGAATGTCCGGTATGCTCAAACAACCTTCACTAAAAGGCCAATCTTCACCTGTTTCTTCATCAATATATGCATTGATAAATACCTTTTTAAAACCGTCTAATTTCTTTTGGTCTTCCTCAGAAAGGTCATCGTCCTTAGAAAAAGGAGTGGTATCAACCAAAAATAACCGTACAGGTAGCCCTATCTGAGGTGCTGCCAAGCCTACCCCATTGGCATTGTACATGGTCTCCCACATATTTTCAATCAACTCTTCTAATTTTGGATAATCTTTAGGCACGTCACTGCCTACTTTTCTTAATACGGGATCGCCATAAGCGATAATTGGTAATATCATCTAAATTTTATTTAAATAGGCTTGAAGAATAATTGTTGCGCTAATTTCATCAACTAAGGCCTTATCCCTTCTTTGTTTCTTTTTGAGACCACTGTCTATCATAGTCTGAAAAGCCATTTTTGAAGTAAAACGCTCATCGTGTCGCTCTACTGGTATATCTGGGAAAACTTTTTTTAATCGATTTAAAAAAGGACTTATTAAAGCTTCTGACTCACTTGGTGTGTTATCCATTTGGCGTGGTTCACCAACTATAAACGTCTGTACTTTTTCCTTTTGTGTATACTCTTTTAAAAAATCTATTAGTTCAAAGGTACGAACAGTTGTTAAACCCGAAGCTATTAACTGCAACTCATCAGTAACGGCAATACCCGTTCTTTTCTTCCCATAATCCAATGCAAGCAATCTTCCCAATCCTTATTTATTTTTTGCAAAAATAACCTATAAATTGTTATAACCGTAAAATTGAAACCCAAAATCATATTTGACACCTATATTTGCACCTAAATGTGTATTGAGAAACACAAAATCCATTTGTGTAAAATACTGCGATAAGAAAGTGAAAACCGGTTTAACAGCCTCTTTAAATATAACATTCTAATTAGTAAGAAAAGATGACCGAATTAAGAAAGACAATAGAAAATGCGTGGGACAACAGAGAGCTTTTAAAAGAAGCCGCCACCCAGGACGCCATAAGAGAAGTAGTAAACCTTCTTGATCAAGGTAAATTAAGGTGCGCAGAACCAACTTCGGACGGCTGGCAAATTAATGAATGGGTTAAAAAAGGTGTAGTTCTTTATTTTCCCATTCAAAAAATGGAAACTCTTGAAGCTGGTATTTTTGAATATCATGATAAAATTCCGTTGAAGAGAGGATACGAGGCCAAAGGTATTCGTGTAGTCCCAAATGCTGTTGCTCGTCATGGTGCATATATTTCCGCCGGCACTATTTTAATGCCAAGTTACGTAAACATTGGTGCTCATGTAGAAGAGGGCACTATGGTGGATACATGGGCCACTGTGGGCAGCTGCGCTCAAATAGGCA
This genomic interval from Zobellia roscoffensis contains the following:
- the ruvX gene encoding Holliday junction resolvase RuvX; protein product: MGRLLALDYGKKRTGIAVTDELQLIASGLTTVRTFELIDFLKEYTQKEKVQTFIVGEPRQMDNTPSESEALISPFLNRLKKVFPDIPVERHDERFTSKMAFQTMIDSGLKKKQRRDKALVDEISATIILQAYLNKI
- a CDS encoding 2,3,4,5-tetrahydropyridine-2,6-dicarboxylate N-succinyltransferase → MTELRKTIENAWDNRELLKEAATQDAIREVVNLLDQGKLRCAEPTSDGWQINEWVKKGVVLYFPIQKMETLEAGIFEYHDKIPLKRGYEAKGIRVVPNAVARHGAYISAGTILMPSYVNIGAHVEEGTMVDTWATVGSCAQIGKNVHLSGGVGIGGVLEPLQAAPVIIEDNAFIGSRCIVVEGVRVEKEAVLGANVVLTASTKIIDVTGDEPVETKGRVPARSVVIPGSYTKKFSAGEFQVPCALIIGTRKESTNKKTSLNDALREYDVAV
- the def gene encoding peptide deformylase; translation: MILPIIAYGDPVLRKVGSDVPKDYPKLEELIENMWETMYNANGVGLAAPQIGLPVRLFLVDTTPFSKDDDLSEEDQKKLDGFKKVFINAYIDEETGEDWPFSEGCLSIPDIHEDIKRKDTVTITYVDENFKKHTETYDGLLARVIQHEYDHIEGILFTDKLSPLKKRMLKSRLTNISKGNIRADYRMRFPNQKKGR